One region of Rhodocaloribacter litoris genomic DNA includes:
- a CDS encoding type IV pilus twitching motility protein PilT: MDTKRSELLGRQQRAVPRAPEADGPAVRDRLRAVRPAAVVDRPEVPPLPEICRTVADSIPYSLYGEERLHFLADQVRVLPDREKTALRLHVEFFVRHMLEVGASDIDAGGPACNGFIWYRVDGDKRPDERMGRYHVDETNVLFLNLLTERQREVLFEEGAVDFSFQLPVEGRDGRPRRFRATLYYDMEHLGLNMRAISDELRSLRSLGFHPIIEHGVMFRHVRDGLTLVTGVTGSGKSTTLDAIVDANNKDFPGHIVIIGKPIEYMHVSKMCIVRHREVGNDVRTFKDGIVQALRQDPDIVVIGEMRDPETISAALEITDSGHKVFSTLHTSSAVESIDRIIGEYPPEEQNRVRNRLADVLRCVVSQKLCPKVGGGRVLAKEVLWMTPSVRAAIKNENTNEIYQMMWEGGNQGQITLEQDLFRLMRQGLITAETAMNYANNKRRLQQLMGS; this comes from the coding sequence ATGGATACGAAACGGAGCGAGTTGTTGGGCCGGCAGCAGCGTGCCGTGCCGCGGGCACCGGAGGCGGACGGGCCGGCTGTGCGGGATCGCCTGCGGGCGGTACGGCCGGCGGCGGTGGTGGACCGGCCCGAGGTGCCGCCGCTGCCCGAGATCTGCCGCACCGTGGCCGACTCGATTCCCTACTCGCTCTACGGCGAGGAACGGCTCCATTTCCTGGCCGACCAGGTGCGCGTCCTGCCCGACCGGGAGAAGACCGCCCTGCGCCTGCATGTCGAGTTCTTCGTCCGCCACATGCTGGAGGTGGGCGCCAGCGACATCGACGCCGGCGGGCCGGCCTGCAACGGCTTCATCTGGTACCGCGTCGACGGCGACAAGCGGCCCGACGAGCGGATGGGGCGCTATCACGTCGACGAGACCAACGTCCTCTTTCTGAACCTGCTCACCGAGCGGCAGCGCGAGGTGCTCTTCGAGGAAGGCGCCGTCGACTTCTCGTTTCAGCTCCCGGTCGAGGGCCGGGACGGGCGGCCGCGGCGCTTCCGTGCCACGCTCTACTACGATATGGAGCACCTCGGCCTCAACATGCGCGCCATCAGCGACGAGTTGCGGTCCCTGCGCTCCCTGGGTTTCCACCCGATCATCGAGCACGGCGTCATGTTCCGCCACGTGCGCGACGGCCTCACCCTCGTCACCGGCGTCACCGGCTCCGGTAAGAGCACCACGCTCGACGCCATCGTCGATGCCAACAACAAGGACTTTCCCGGCCATATCGTCATCATCGGTAAGCCCATCGAGTACATGCACGTCTCCAAGATGTGCATCGTGCGGCATCGTGAAGTGGGCAACGACGTGCGCACCTTCAAGGACGGCATCGTGCAGGCCCTGCGCCAGGACCCCGACATCGTGGTCATCGGCGAGATGCGTGACCCGGAGACGATCTCGGCCGCCCTCGAGATCACGGACTCCGGGCACAAGGTCTTCTCCACGCTGCACACCTCCTCGGCCGTCGAAAGCATCGACCGTATCATCGGCGAGTATCCGCCGGAGGAGCAGAACCGCGTCCGCAACCGCCTGGCCGACGTGCTGCGGTGCGTCGTCTCGCAGAAGCTCTGCCCGAAGGTCGGCGGCGGGCGGGTGCTGGCCAAGGAGGTGCTCTGGATGACCCCCTCGGTCCGGGCCGCCATCAAGAACGAGAACACCAACGAGATCTACCAGATGATGTGGGAAGGCGGCAACCAGGGACAGATCACCCTGGAGCAGGATCTCTTCCGCCTGATGCGGCAGGGGCTCATCACCGCCGAAACCGCCATGAACTATGCCAACAACAAGCGGCGCCTGCA